In one window of Thalassococcus arenae DNA:
- a CDS encoding NlpC/P60 family protein: MTVVVTIARGWIGTPYLHQGSHRNVGCDCLGLLRGVWRELRGTEPETVPPYSMDWSEPQGEERLWAAARRHLVGKATNDIASGDVLLFRMRNASVAKHIGIQAETGAAPSFVHAYSGHGVVESALTRPWQRRIVARFSLPAEND, from the coding sequence GTGACGGTGGTGGTGACAATTGCGCGCGGCTGGATCGGCACGCCCTACCTGCATCAGGGGTCGCACCGAAATGTCGGATGCGACTGCCTTGGCCTTTTGCGCGGTGTTTGGCGGGAACTGCGCGGAACTGAGCCCGAAACGGTTCCCCCCTACAGCATGGACTGGTCCGAGCCGCAGGGCGAGGAGCGGCTTTGGGCGGCCGCAAGGCGCCATCTGGTTGGCAAGGCCACGAACGACATCGCGTCTGGCGACGTCCTGCTGTTCCGCATGCGCAACGCTTCGGTGGCCAAACACATCGGCATCCAGGCCGAAACCGGTGCCGCACCGAGCTTTGTGCATGCCTATAGCGGTCATGGCGTGGTCGAAAGCGCTTTGACGCGCCCCTGGCAGCGCCGCATCGTGGCGCGCTTTTCCCTACCGGCGGAGAACGACTGA
- a CDS encoding DUF2163 domain-containing protein — protein MPEQNALLNHLATGCTTVARAWSVIRRDGVRYGFTDHDRDLEFDGQVFRAGTGLSAKALAQSTGLSVDNTEAMGALTDAAIRESDIAAGRFDDAEVISWLVNWADTSARKVLFRGSIGEIRRSGGAFHAELRGLTEALNRPVGRVFQKPCTAVLGDSACLFDLATPGYQVEAVVALVEENRVLGFDDFGSYEEGWFRRGRVDILSGDAAGLSGAIKQDVAGTNPDRTVSMWQALRARIAPGDAVRLTAGCDKRFSTCRLKFNNGLNYQGFPDIPSEDWMTVHPSQAQRKNGGSRR, from the coding sequence ATGCCCGAACAGAACGCGCTTTTGAACCACCTGGCCACCGGTTGTACGACGGTGGCCCGGGCCTGGTCCGTGATCCGGCGCGACGGCGTGCGGTATGGCTTCACGGACCATGATCGGGATCTGGAATTCGATGGCCAGGTTTTCCGCGCCGGAACGGGCCTGTCCGCCAAGGCGCTGGCCCAATCGACCGGCCTTTCGGTCGACAACACCGAAGCGATGGGCGCGCTGACGGACGCCGCGATACGCGAAAGCGATATCGCCGCAGGCCGCTTTGACGATGCGGAGGTCATTTCGTGGTTGGTGAACTGGGCCGATACGTCTGCGCGGAAGGTCCTGTTTCGCGGCTCGATCGGTGAAATCCGCCGGAGCGGCGGTGCATTTCATGCCGAACTGCGCGGATTGACCGAAGCGCTGAACCGTCCGGTAGGCCGGGTGTTCCAGAAGCCGTGCACGGCGGTTCTGGGTGACAGCGCCTGCCTGTTCGACCTTGCGACGCCGGGATACCAAGTCGAAGCCGTCGTCGCTTTGGTCGAAGAAAACCGTGTGCTTGGTTTCGACGATTTCGGATCGTACGAGGAAGGTTGGTTCCGGCGGGGCCGCGTCGACATCCTGAGCGGAGACGCCGCAGGTCTGAGCGGCGCGATAAAGCAGGACGTGGCGGGCACCAATCCGGATCGAACCGTGTCGATGTGGCAAGCGTTGCGGGCACGGATCGCCCCCGGCGACGCGGTCCGACTGACAGCGGGATGCGACAAGCGGTTTTCGACCTGTCGGCTAAAGTTCAACAACGGACTGAATTATCAGGGATTTCCGGACATCCCGTCCGAAGACTGGATGACCGTTCATCCGTCGCAAGCGCAACGCAAGAACGGGGGCAGCCGGCGGTGA
- a CDS encoding DUF2460 domain-containing protein: protein MSFHEIRFPADLSFGALGGPERRTDIVALTSGHEERNTPWAHARRRYDAGLGLRSLDDIEALVAFFEARRGQLFGFRWKDWSDYKSCKPSRKPGGEDQVIARGDGETRSFQLVKTYRSGPGVYARPITKPVAGTVTAAVQNVEQREGVHFDLDITTGILTFREPPLAGVEITAGYEFDVPVRFDTDRIMVSVASFQAGQVPDVPVVEVRV from the coding sequence ATGTCCTTTCACGAAATACGCTTTCCCGCCGATCTGAGTTTCGGTGCCCTGGGGGGCCCTGAACGCCGCACCGACATCGTTGCCCTGACGAGCGGTCATGAGGAACGCAACACACCCTGGGCGCATGCGCGGCGGCGGTATGATGCGGGCCTGGGATTGCGGTCGCTGGACGATATCGAGGCGCTCGTGGCGTTCTTCGAGGCGCGGCGCGGGCAGCTTTTCGGGTTCCGATGGAAGGACTGGTCGGACTACAAGTCCTGCAAGCCTTCGCGCAAACCGGGCGGGGAAGACCAGGTCATTGCGCGCGGCGACGGGGAAACCCGCAGTTTCCAGCTTGTCAAAACCTATCGATCGGGGCCCGGCGTCTATGCCCGGCCGATCACCAAGCCGGTCGCCGGCACCGTCACGGCAGCGGTTCAGAACGTCGAGCAGCGCGAAGGCGTGCATTTCGATCTGGATATCACGACTGGCATCCTGACCTTTCGCGAACCGCCGCTGGCCGGGGTCGAAATCACCGCCGGTTACGAATTCGACGTTCCGGTCCGGTTCGACACGGACCGGATCATGGTGTCGGTCGCCAGTTTCCAGGCCGGGCAGGTGCCGGATGTACCGGTTGTGGAGGTGCGTGTGTGA
- a CDS encoding phage tail tape measure protein → MSEHDMIDDLDAQVEALETSLAGAAGMAAGFDAELRRIHETFSATGRGAAALETTLSRGVSKAIDGVILDGMKLSDAMGVVARSMIDAAYKAAVKPVADHFGGMMASGVNAVFGAFSPFAEGGAFAQGRVMPFAKGGVVSGPVSFPMRGGTGLMGEAGPEAIMPLTRGADGRLGVRAEGGARPVSVVMNISTPDVQGFQRSQSQIAAQMSRALGRGARNR, encoded by the coding sequence ATGAGCGAGCACGACATGATCGACGATCTCGATGCGCAGGTCGAGGCGCTGGAAACCTCGTTGGCCGGGGCTGCCGGCATGGCGGCCGGATTCGATGCCGAATTGCGGCGCATCCACGAGACGTTTTCGGCGACGGGGCGGGGTGCGGCAGCGTTGGAGACGACGCTGAGCCGAGGGGTGTCCAAGGCCATCGATGGAGTGATCCTGGACGGCATGAAGTTGTCGGATGCAATGGGCGTGGTTGCGCGATCGATGATCGATGCGGCCTACAAGGCCGCCGTCAAGCCGGTTGCCGACCATTTCGGCGGCATGATGGCATCCGGCGTCAATGCGGTTTTCGGCGCGTTTTCGCCCTTTGCCGAAGGTGGCGCCTTTGCGCAGGGGCGGGTGATGCCCTTTGCAAAGGGCGGGGTGGTCAGCGGGCCGGTGAGCTTTCCGATGCGCGGCGGCACCGGGCTCATGGGCGAAGCCGGGCCCGAGGCGATCATGCCTCTGACCCGCGGCGCGGATGGTCGGCTGGGTGTGCGTGCCGAGGGCGGCGCGCGCCCGGTCAGCGTGGTGATGAACATCTCGACGCCCGACGTTCAAGGCTTTCAACGCAGCCAGAGCCAGATCGCCGCCCAGATGAGCCGCGCCTTGGGCCGCGGCGCCCGCAACCGCTGA
- a CDS encoding rcc01693 family protein has translation MSGFDWPGLMRAGMRGLGLKPAEFWGLTPAELRLLLGENTGSAPMGRTRLDELMAAFPDISGKGSE, from the coding sequence ATGAGCGGGTTTGACTGGCCTGGTCTGATGCGTGCCGGAATGCGCGGCCTGGGATTGAAGCCCGCGGAGTTCTGGGGGCTGACCCCGGCCGAGCTGCGTCTGCTTCTGGGCGAGAACACGGGGTCAGCCCCAATGGGGCGGACCCGGCTTGACGAATTGATGGCGGCGTTTCCCGACATCTCAGGAAAGGGATCTGAATGA
- a CDS encoding gene transfer agent family protein, with protein MANPWRGEVELVIDGEPRCLRLTLGALAELETRLEKGTLVDLVKRFEAGAFSTRDVLALIVAGLRGGGWSGNAADLLHAEIEGGPIAAARAAAEMLARAFLLPGEGDERV; from the coding sequence ATGGCCAATCCCTGGAGGGGCGAGGTGGAACTGGTGATCGACGGCGAGCCGCGCTGTTTGCGGCTGACGCTGGGCGCTTTGGCCGAATTGGAGACGCGGCTGGAGAAGGGCACGCTGGTCGATCTGGTCAAACGGTTCGAGGCAGGCGCCTTCAGCACCCGAGACGTGCTGGCGCTGATCGTGGCCGGGCTGCGCGGTGGCGGCTGGTCGGGCAATGCGGCCGATCTGTTGCATGCCGAGATCGAGGGCGGGCCGATCGCTGCGGCGCGCGCCGCCGCCGAGATGCTGGCGCGCGCTTTCCTGTTGCCCGGAGAGGGCGATGAGCGGGTTTGA
- a CDS encoding phage major tail protein, TP901-1 family yields MTAQNGKDLLIKVDLTGDGQFQTMAGLRATRVSFNAEQVDVTTLESQGGWRELLAGAGVKTANISGSGVFRDADTDERARQIFFDGETPEFQVIIPDFGTVEGPFQVTSIEYAGSHNGEATYEVSLASAGALQFTAQPVA; encoded by the coding sequence ATGACTGCCCAGAACGGCAAGGATTTGTTGATCAAGGTTGACCTGACCGGCGACGGCCAGTTCCAGACCATGGCGGGCCTGCGTGCCACCCGTGTCAGTTTCAACGCCGAGCAGGTCGACGTGACCACGCTGGAAAGCCAGGGCGGTTGGCGCGAGCTGCTGGCCGGGGCCGGCGTAAAGACGGCGAACATCTCTGGTTCGGGCGTGTTCCGCGATGCCGATACCGACGAACGGGCGCGGCAGATCTTCTTTGACGGCGAGACGCCGGAGTTTCAGGTCATCATCCCCGATTTCGGTACGGTCGAAGGACCGTTCCAGGTGACCTCGATCGAATATGCCGGGTCGCATAACGGCGAGGCCACCTACGAGGTGTCGCTGGCCTCGGCGGGCGCCCTGCAATTCACCGCCCAGCCGGTGGCGTGA
- a CDS encoding DUF3168 domain-containing protein, producing MSYALSAALQAAIYQHLANDAALQALVGSNVFDAMPEGSVPALYVLLGQESVRDASDVSGRGSWHDLGVSVVTASAGFQTAKDAAAAICDALIDAPLALTRGRLVGMAFRRARAVRASGGVRRIDLTFRARVDDG from the coding sequence ATGAGCTATGCCCTGTCCGCGGCGCTGCAGGCTGCGATCTACCAGCACCTGGCCAACGATGCGGCGTTGCAGGCCCTGGTCGGCAGCAACGTGTTCGACGCGATGCCCGAAGGCAGCGTCCCGGCTCTGTACGTGCTTTTGGGCCAGGAGAGCGTGCGCGATGCTTCGGACGTCTCGGGCCGGGGAAGCTGGCATGACCTGGGCGTATCCGTCGTGACCGCAAGTGCCGGGTTCCAGACCGCCAAGGACGCCGCCGCCGCGATCTGCGATGCGCTGATCGACGCACCGCTTGCCCTGACCCGCGGGCGTTTGGTCGGCATGGCCTTTCGCCGTGCGCGCGCGGTGCGGGCTTCGGGCGGGGTGCGTCGGATCGATCTGACCTTCCGCGCCCGCGTCGATGACGGGTGA
- a CDS encoding head-tail adaptor protein, which produces MTRHVLNRKLVLEAPVRLADGAGGFAESWQVRGTLWAAIQPRGARLGSSAAGALSIAGFRIVVRATPFGHPSRPEPGHRLRSGARAFRIEAVTEEEPAGLYLLCEAQEEMAP; this is translated from the coding sequence ATGACCCGGCATGTTCTGAACCGAAAGCTGGTGCTGGAGGCGCCGGTGCGCCTGGCCGATGGCGCGGGTGGCTTCGCCGAAAGCTGGCAGGTGCGCGGTACGCTTTGGGCGGCGATCCAGCCGCGCGGCGCCCGGCTGGGCAGTTCGGCAGCAGGAGCGCTGTCGATCGCGGGGTTCCGGATCGTCGTGCGCGCCACGCCGTTCGGGCATCCGTCGCGGCCCGAACCCGGCCACCGGCTGCGCAGTGGCGCGCGGGCCTTCCGCATCGAAGCGGTCACCGAAGAAGAGCCGGCAGGTCTGTACCTGCTGTGCGAAGCGCAAGAGGAGATGGCGCCATGA
- a CDS encoding head-tail connector protein, with the protein MMLVEEGQIPEAVLPVDALKRHLRLGTGFGEDDLQDAVLASFLRAALAAIEARTGKALVRRTFLLTLDAWRDPAGQSLQIAPVESIVQVALVDRTGAATILTADRYRLQADSQQPMLRPTGALLPTIPGGGRAEIRFDAGFAADFGGLPADLAQAVLMLAAHYYEFRHETALGEGCMPFGVTSLISRYRPLRAGFTG; encoded by the coding sequence ATGATGTTAGTCGAAGAAGGCCAAATCCCGGAGGCGGTGCTGCCTGTCGATGCTTTGAAGCGGCACCTGCGCCTTGGAACGGGCTTTGGTGAAGACGACCTGCAGGATGCGGTCCTGGCATCATTCCTTCGGGCCGCACTGGCGGCAATCGAGGCGCGGACCGGCAAGGCGCTTGTCCGGCGGACCTTCCTGCTGACGCTTGATGCGTGGCGGGATCCGGCGGGCCAATCGCTCCAGATCGCGCCTGTGGAGTCGATCGTGCAAGTCGCCTTGGTCGACAGGACCGGCGCTGCGACAATTCTGACGGCCGATCGCTACAGGCTGCAGGCCGACAGCCAGCAACCGATGCTGCGGCCGACCGGCGCCCTGTTGCCGACCATTCCCGGCGGCGGGCGGGCCGAAATCCGGTTTGATGCGGGGTTCGCGGCCGATTTCGGCGGCTTGCCCGCGGATCTGGCACAGGCCGTGCTGATGCTGGCCGCCCACTACTACGAATTCCGGCACGAGACGGCACTGGGCGAAGGCTGCATGCCGTTCGGCGTCACCAGCCTGATTTCCCGCTACCGTCCGCTGCGCGCGGGGTTCACGGGATGA
- a CDS encoding phage major capsid protein — protein sequence MSTTETQSRTGDDLSPVARVSAAMTGLIGDFRAMQADLQTKLQKQEERLTMLDRKSLTAARPALSAANNTAAPHQKAFDAYLRSGDDDGLRGLELEGKAMSTAVNSDGGYLVDPQTADTIKSVLASTASIRAIANVVNVEASSFDVLIDQNDTGAGWANETASSSETGTPSIERISIPLYELNALPKVSQRLLDDSAFDVEGWLAGRIADKFARAEAAAFVSGDGIDKPRGFLDHTAVDDASWSWGNLGYVATGVDGDIGDGDGLIDLVYALGAQYRAKASFVMNSKTAGALRKLKDTDGRHLWSDGFAAGEPARLLGYPVLIAEDMPDIASGADAIAFGDFGAGYTIAERPDLRVLRDPFSAKPHVLFYATKRVGGDVSDFAAIKLLRFAVS from the coding sequence ATGAGCACAACCGAGACCCAGTCTCGGACCGGGGACGATCTGTCTCCGGTCGCCCGGGTGAGCGCCGCGATGACGGGGCTGATCGGGGATTTCAGGGCCATGCAGGCCGACCTTCAAACCAAGCTTCAGAAACAGGAAGAGCGACTGACCATGCTGGATCGCAAGAGCCTTACCGCCGCCCGCCCGGCGCTGTCCGCGGCGAACAACACCGCTGCCCCCCACCAGAAAGCCTTTGACGCCTACCTGCGTTCCGGCGACGACGACGGCCTGCGCGGCCTTGAGCTGGAAGGCAAGGCGATGTCGACCGCCGTCAACAGCGATGGCGGTTATCTGGTCGATCCGCAGACCGCCGACACGATCAAGTCGGTTCTGGCTTCGACCGCGTCGATCCGCGCCATCGCCAACGTGGTGAATGTCGAGGCGTCGTCGTTCGACGTGCTGATCGACCAGAACGACACCGGCGCGGGTTGGGCGAACGAGACGGCTTCGTCGTCGGAAACCGGCACGCCGTCGATCGAGCGGATCTCGATCCCGCTTTACGAGCTGAACGCGCTGCCCAAGGTGTCGCAGCGCCTGCTGGATGACAGCGCATTCGACGTCGAGGGCTGGCTGGCCGGCCGCATCGCCGACAAGTTCGCCCGCGCCGAAGCGGCGGCCTTTGTCAGCGGCGACGGCATCGACAAGCCGCGCGGCTTCCTCGACCACACCGCCGTCGACGATGCCAGCTGGAGCTGGGGCAACCTGGGCTATGTCGCCACGGGCGTCGATGGCGATATCGGCGATGGCGACGGGCTGATCGATCTCGTCTATGCACTGGGCGCGCAATACCGCGCCAAGGCGAGCTTCGTGATGAACTCGAAGACCGCCGGCGCGCTGCGCAAGCTCAAGGACACGGACGGCCGTCACCTGTGGAGCGACGGGTTCGCCGCCGGTGAACCGGCACGTCTGCTGGGCTATCCGGTGCTGATCGCCGAGGACATGCCGGACATCGCCAGCGGTGCCGATGCCATCGCGTTCGGCGATTTCGGCGCAGGCTACACGATCGCCGAACGTCCTGACCTGCGCGTGTTGCGCGATCCGTTCAGCGCCAAGCCGCATGTGCTGTTCTACGCCACCAAGCGCGTCGGCGGCGATGTCAGCGACTTTGCCGCGATCAAACTGCTGCGGTTCGCGGTGTCCTGA